From the Megalops cyprinoides isolate fMegCyp1 chromosome 21, fMegCyp1.pri, whole genome shotgun sequence genome, one window contains:
- the fkbp9 gene encoding peptidyl-prolyl cis-trans isomerase FKBP9, with protein sequence MRQSLLGMICLALLITFVACNAPPVPLDDIVVEKTFVPEQCDRAVKSGDFVRYHYNGMFPDGKKFDSSYDRGSTYNVYVGKRQLIEGMDKALLEMCVNERRLIKIPPALAYGKGGYGDIIPPDAILHFDVLLLDIWNPEDTVQIRTYHRPEKCDRTVQVSDFIRYHYNGTLLDGTLFDSSHTRMRTYDTYVGIGWLIAGMDQGLLGMCVGEKRIVTLPPFLGYGENGDGSDIPSQASLVFDVVLLDLHNPKDSITVEEQVVPDPCPRKSQVGDFMRYHYNGTLLDGTPFDSSYSRNHTYDTYIGKGYVIAGMDEGLLGLCIGQRRRIIIPPHLAYGEEGTGTKIPGSAVLVFDIHVIDFHNPSDTVQINSYFKPDNCNPVSKKGDFVKYHYNATLMDGTHIGSTHTYGKTYDVVLGVGQVVPGMELGLKDMCVGEKRTLIIPPHLGYGERGVDGEVPGSAVLVFDIEMIDMEEGLPEGYMFIWNGEVSPNLFNEMDKNKDNLVEPSEFSDYIARQVNEGKGRLAPGFDAHRIIENMFSNQDRNSDGKITPDEFKLKADETPSHDEL encoded by the exons ATGAGACAAAGTTTGCTTGGCATGATTTGTTTGGCGCTTTTGATTACTTTCGTTGCTTGCAACGCCCCGCCGGTACCGCTGGACGACATCGTCGTGGAGAAGACCTTCGTCCCTGAGCAATGTGATAGGGCAGTTAAATCTGGCGACTTTGTCAGATACCATTACAATGGGATGTTCCCCGACGGCAAGAAGTTTGACTCCAG CTATGACCGAGGCTCCACGTATAACGTGTACGTAGGGAAGAGGCAGCTCATCGAAGGCATGGACAAGGCCCTGCTGGAGATGTGTGTGAACGAGAGACGCCTGATCAAGATCCCACCTGCCCTGGCGTACGGCAAGGGCGGATACG GTGACATCATCCCCCCAGATGCCATCCTGCACTTTGACGTCCTGCTGCTGGACATCTGGAACCCAGAGGACACAGTCCAGATCCGGACGTACCACCGGCCCGAGAAGTGCGATCGCACCGTCCAGGTGTCCGACTTCATCCGTTACCACTACAACGGCACTCTGCTGGACGGCACTCTGTTCGACTCCAG CCACACCCGCATGCGTACCTATGACACCTACGTGGGCATTGGCTGGCTCATCGCAGGAATGGaccaggggctgctgggaatgTGTGTTGGGGAGAAGCGCATCGTCACCTTGCCGCCATTCCTGGGTTACGGCGAGAATGGAGATG GCAGTGACATCCCCAGCCAGGCCTCCCTGGTTTTCGATGTGGTTCTGCTGGACCTCCACAACCCCAAAGACAGCATCACAGTGGAGGAGCAAGTGGTGCCAGACCCCTGCCCCAGAAAGAGCCAGGTGGGCGACTTCATGAGGTACCACTACAACGGCACACTCCTGGATGGGACGCCATTTGACTCCAG CTACTCCCGGAACCACACCTATGACACCTACATTGGGAAGGGCTATGTGATCGCGGGCATGGATGAGGGCCTGCTTGGCCTGTGCATTGGCCAGAGGAGAAGGATCATTATTCCACCTCACCTGGCCTACGGAGAGGAGGGTACAG GCACCAAGATCCCTGGCTCGGCCGTGCTGGTCTTCGACATTCACGTCATCGACTTCCACAACCCCTCGGACACAGTGCAGATCAACAGCTACTTCAAGCCCGACAACTGCAACCCAGTTAGCAAGAAGGGCGATTTCGTCAAGTACCACTACAACGCCACCCTGATGGACGGCACCCACATTGGCTCCAC GCACACCTATGGGAAGACCTATGACGTTGTCCTTGGGGTGGGGCAGGTGGTGCCAGGGATGGAGCTGGGGCTGAAGGacatgtgtgtgggagagaagcGCACCCTAATCATTCCCCCTCACCTGGGCTACGGCGAGAGAGGAGTGG ATGGTGAGGTCCCAGGCAGCGCTGTGCTGGTGTTCGACATCGAGATGATTGACATGGAGGAAGGGCTTCCTGAAGGTTACATGTTCATCTGGAATGGTGAGGTCTCCCCTAATCTCTTCAATGAGATGGACAAGAACAAAGACAACCTGGTGGAGCCTTCAGAG TTCTCCGATTACATCGCACGTCAGGTCAACGAGGGCAAGGGACGGCTAGCCCCCGGTTTTGACGCCCACAGGATCATTGAGAACATGTTCTCCAACCAAGACCGGAACAGTGACGGGAAGATCACACCTGATGAGTTCAAGCTGAAAGCAGATGAGACCCCTTCACACGATGAACTATAA